A stretch of the Kroppenstedtia eburnea genome encodes the following:
- a CDS encoding DUF1259 domain-containing protein: MAQVRVSPEFRRVCNQFSRILGGTEHEITEGPVCFVSRDRPFRATILGRRTNSPLVRYQLFSFESLDRSGRALCLGETATFQSQANRLIRNLQRRGITVTALHNHWLFERPRLMYIHWEAIENPITFARKTKESIAFLG; this comes from the coding sequence ATGGCACAAGTGAGAGTGAGCCCGGAGTTCAGAAGGGTTTGTAACCAATTTTCAAGAATTCTGGGTGGAACAGAACATGAAATTACTGAAGGGCCTGTTTGTTTTGTCAGCCGCGATCGTCCGTTCAGGGCGACCATTTTGGGGAGGCGTACAAATTCCCCTTTGGTCCGTTACCAGCTTTTCTCATTTGAATCCTTGGATAGGTCGGGACGTGCCCTTTGCCTGGGTGAAACTGCAACTTTTCAAAGTCAGGCCAACCGGTTAATACGAAATCTCCAGAGACGGGGGATCACGGTTACAGCGCTTCATAACCACTGGTTGTTTGAACGTCCCCGGTTGATGTATATCCACTGGGAAGCCATCGAGAATCCCATTACATTTGCAAGGAAAACAAAAGAGTCCATAGCCTTTTTGGGCTAA
- a CDS encoding GMC oxidoreductase produces MMDMARCIFGNVCSSGQGGIVDRQGRVHGVKDLIVVDDSIVPFTVDGNTSAPAFPIGLTIAQQLLKQRGNRRFPLDQENVSEQ; encoded by the coding sequence GTGATGGACATGGCCCGGTGTATCTTCGGCAATGTCTGTTCTTCCGGCCAGGGCGGGATTGTGGATCGTCAAGGACGGGTGCATGGAGTAAAAGACTTGATCGTCGTCGATGATTCCATTGTCCCCTTCACTGTGGATGGCAACACCTCAGCCCCCGCCTTTCCCATCGGTCTTACCATTGCACAGCAATTACTTAAACAGAGAGGCAATCGGAGATTCCCTCTGGATCAAGAAAACGTGTCTGAGCAGTGA
- a CDS encoding YmaF family protein, which translates to MHPSLTIHNPALAGRTDIAEDTPGHVHHYRVTTTFNDGHVHHFEGVTSPPIPRPEGGHYRLTKVRQR; encoded by the coding sequence ATGCACCCGTCCTTGACGATCCACAATCCCGCCCTGGCCGGAAGAACAGACATTGCCGAAGATACACCGGGCCATGTCCATCACTATCGAGTAACAACTACTTTCAATGATGGACATGTGCATCACTTTGAAGGGGTTACCAGCCCTCCGATTCCAAGGCCGGAGGGGGGCCATTATCGTTTGACGAAGGTCAGACAACGGTGA
- a CDS encoding cation diffusion facilitator family transporter yields MSMKPNHAAGLSIISNSLIVLLKFVTGLFTGSVAILSEAIHSSLDLMASVMAYFSVRMSKKPPDRDHPYGHGKIENISGTIETLLIVVAGIWIIIESTKKLLNPEPIHFPIFGVAVMFIGALVNWFVGRIVKRVGEESKSVAMRSNALHLLTDVYSSIGVAASLLLVSITDLYILDPLIGIGIALFIMKEAFQLGKESFQPLLDASLEPEEEEQVRDILQSYADEYIEYHALRTRRSGPEEHIDLHLIVPSEMRVDHAHHLCDQIEGEIQKTFPRAQVLIHVEPEYEKQK; encoded by the coding sequence ATGAGTATGAAACCGAATCATGCTGCTGGGTTATCAATCATCAGTAACTCATTGATTGTTTTGTTGAAGTTTGTAACCGGTTTGTTTACCGGTTCGGTTGCCATTTTATCTGAGGCAATTCACTCTTCCTTGGATCTAATGGCTTCCGTTATGGCATATTTTTCTGTAAGGATGTCCAAGAAACCACCAGATCGGGATCATCCATACGGTCACGGAAAAATTGAGAACATCTCGGGGACAATCGAAACCTTGCTCATTGTGGTGGCAGGAATTTGGATCATTATTGAATCTACAAAAAAACTGCTGAATCCTGAGCCAATTCATTTTCCCATCTTCGGAGTAGCCGTTATGTTTATCGGGGCCCTTGTCAACTGGTTCGTAGGCAGGATTGTCAAACGAGTGGGTGAGGAATCGAAGTCCGTCGCCATGAGGTCCAATGCGTTACATTTGTTGACAGATGTTTACTCATCCATCGGTGTGGCGGCCAGTCTGCTTTTGGTCAGCATAACGGACCTGTATATTTTGGATCCTCTGATTGGGATCGGTATTGCCTTGTTCATTATGAAAGAGGCTTTTCAGTTGGGAAAAGAATCATTCCAGCCCTTGTTGGATGCCAGCTTAGAACCGGAGGAGGAAGAACAAGTCCGAGATATCCTTCAATCCTATGCGGATGAATATATTGAGTATCATGCTCTTCGAACCCGCCGATCCGGTCCGGAAGAACATATTGATCTACATCTCATTGTTCCATCGGAGATGAGGGTGGATCATGCACATCACCTGTGTGACCAAATCGAGGGAGAGATTCAAAAAACTTTTCCACGAGCTCAAGTTTTAATTCACGTTGAACCTGAATACGAAAAGCAAAAATAA
- a CDS encoding phosphotransferase enzyme family protein, producing the protein MKQEIRDLFNESILTETAERYGVLKDQVHFLKDAENYVYEFEKDNRPYILRITHTIRRQPDYIMGELEWLNYLADHGLNVSRAVPSAKGNLIESIPADIGQFLAVAYEKAPGNIVGEEDWNESFFQTWGQYVGRMHSLTKEYRLSHPAYKRQEWYEEDQLHLRRYVPPDQTQVFKKADQLMKRIHQLPKSRDSYGLVHTDLHQGNLHWHEGRITAFDFDDIGYNWFMNDIAIILYNVQWFPTVPYEDKAEFVRHFFTHFVLGYRKENDLDPWWDQHIPDFLRLRHMLLYGLFHQFMDLDHLQDEEAKMLRQYRHDIENEIPVVRLDFTKIREI; encoded by the coding sequence TTGAAACAGGAAATCCGGGATTTATTCAATGAGAGCATCTTGACCGAAACAGCTGAAAGATACGGGGTCCTGAAGGATCAGGTGCACTTTCTGAAAGATGCGGAAAACTACGTTTACGAGTTTGAAAAAGATAACCGCCCCTACATTTTAAGGATTACCCACACGATTCGCCGTCAGCCGGACTACATCATGGGAGAATTGGAATGGCTGAATTACTTGGCCGATCACGGGTTGAATGTTTCACGGGCCGTTCCTTCCGCCAAGGGCAACCTGATTGAATCCATTCCGGCGGACATAGGCCAATTTTTGGCGGTTGCTTATGAAAAGGCCCCCGGCAATATCGTCGGGGAGGAGGATTGGAACGAATCTTTTTTTCAAACCTGGGGCCAATATGTCGGACGGATGCACTCACTGACCAAGGAGTATCGATTGAGCCATCCGGCGTACAAACGTCAGGAGTGGTATGAAGAAGATCAATTACACCTCCGGAGATATGTTCCTCCGGATCAAACCCAAGTGTTTAAAAAGGCGGATCAGTTGATGAAACGCATCCATCAGCTGCCTAAAAGCAGGGATTCCTACGGATTGGTGCACACTGATTTGCACCAAGGGAACCTCCATTGGCACGAAGGGCGAATCACCGCTTTTGATTTTGATGATATCGGGTATAACTGGTTTATGAACGACATTGCAATCATCCTTTACAATGTACAATGGTTCCCAACGGTTCCTTATGAGGACAAAGCGGAGTTTGTACGTCACTTTTTCACCCATTTTGTGTTGGGCTACAGGAAAGAAAATGATCTGGATCCGTGGTGGGACCAACATATCCCCGATTTCCTCCGCTTGCGTCACATGTTGCTATATGGCTTGTTCCATCAGTTTATGGACTTGGACCATTTGCAAGACGAGGAAGCGAAGATGTTGCGGCAATACCGTCACGATATTGAGAACGAAATCCCGGTTGTCCGGCTCGATTTCACAAAGATCCGGGAAATATGA
- a CDS encoding YifB family Mg chelatase-like AAA ATPase — MYAKLYSSSVLGIDGYIVEVEVDISNGLPVFDLVGLPDSAVRESRERVRAAVKNSDCQFPLQRITTNLAPADLKKEGSSFDLAIAVGVLIASGQVAGEGMEKTLLIGELALDGMLRPLAGVLSMVMAGVAGGFNRVILPASNATEARLVDGMEVVPVSSLQETVAFLRGEWLPEPNGADTPASTEAEPPLDDFADVRGQAHVKRAMEVAAAGMHNLLFIGPPGSGKTMLARRLPSVLPEMTTEESLEVTKVMSIAGHLARRGRLVTRRPFRSPHHTISQAGLIGGGSTPKPGEVSLSHRGVLFLDEMPEFSKSALEVLRQPLEDREVTVARARAVLTFPAEFMLVGSMNPCPCGYFGYEEDRACTCTHQQVRRYRSKLSGPLLDRIDIHVEVPRVDYQTLSSTQKGESSATIRERVARAHAIQAERYQGTRILHNSAMPPSFIRSHCRLDSESRDLLQQSFDTLGLSARAHDRILKLARTIADLAGKEKIDASHVAEAIQYRTLDRKWWE, encoded by the coding sequence ATGTACGCCAAACTGTACAGCAGTTCCGTGTTGGGGATTGATGGATATATTGTGGAAGTGGAGGTGGATATCAGCAACGGGTTGCCGGTGTTCGATCTGGTGGGCTTGCCCGACTCCGCAGTACGGGAATCCCGGGAGCGGGTACGTGCCGCTGTCAAGAACAGTGACTGCCAGTTTCCTCTGCAACGGATCACCACCAATCTGGCCCCGGCGGATCTGAAGAAGGAGGGAAGCAGCTTTGATCTGGCCATCGCTGTGGGAGTGTTGATCGCCAGTGGTCAAGTGGCCGGAGAGGGGATGGAAAAGACCCTGTTGATCGGGGAGTTGGCTCTGGACGGGATGCTGCGCCCCCTGGCCGGGGTGTTATCCATGGTGATGGCCGGAGTGGCAGGCGGGTTCAACCGGGTGATTTTGCCGGCTTCCAATGCGACGGAAGCCAGGCTGGTGGACGGGATGGAAGTGGTTCCGGTCTCTTCTCTGCAGGAGACGGTGGCCTTTTTACGAGGGGAATGGCTACCGGAACCAAATGGAGCGGATACGCCCGCCAGCACCGAGGCTGAACCCCCTTTGGATGATTTTGCCGATGTGCGGGGACAAGCCCATGTAAAGCGGGCGATGGAAGTGGCTGCCGCAGGGATGCACAATCTTCTCTTCATCGGTCCTCCCGGCTCCGGGAAAACCATGCTCGCGCGCCGTCTCCCATCGGTTTTGCCGGAGATGACGACTGAGGAGTCCCTGGAAGTGACCAAGGTGATGAGCATCGCCGGGCACCTGGCCCGGCGGGGGAGGCTGGTGACGCGCCGTCCCTTCCGTTCTCCCCATCACACCATCTCCCAGGCAGGTCTGATCGGCGGCGGATCGACGCCGAAGCCCGGTGAAGTCAGCCTCTCACACCGGGGGGTTCTCTTCCTGGATGAGATGCCCGAGTTTTCCAAAAGCGCCTTGGAAGTGCTGCGTCAACCCTTGGAAGACCGGGAAGTGACCGTGGCCCGGGCCCGGGCGGTGCTCACGTTCCCGGCGGAATTTATGTTGGTCGGCTCCATGAATCCCTGTCCCTGCGGTTACTTCGGGTATGAGGAAGACCGGGCCTGCACCTGTACCCATCAACAGGTCCGCCGTTACCGATCCAAACTGTCCGGCCCTCTCCTGGACCGGATCGACATCCATGTGGAAGTGCCCCGGGTGGATTATCAGACACTCTCTTCCACTCAAAAAGGGGAATCCTCCGCCACCATCCGGGAACGGGTGGCCCGTGCCCATGCCATCCAGGCGGAACGCTACCAGGGAACCCGGATTCTCCACAACTCCGCCATGCCGCCATCCTTCATCCGCAGTCACTGCCGCTTGGATTCGGAGTCCCGGGATCTGCTGCAACAATCCTTCGACACCCTGGGTCTCTCCGCCCGCGCCCACGACCGCATCCTCAAGCTGGCCCGCACCATCGCCGACCTGGCGGGAAAAGAGAAGATCGACGCCAGCCACGTCGCCGAAGCGATCCAGTACCGAACCCTGGATCGGAAGTGGTGGGAGTGA
- a CDS encoding YraN family protein, whose protein sequence is MSKDRRRETGQIGEALAARYLENKGYTILETNWRNRYGELDLIAEREGELVIVEVRTTRGRQYGYGFQSIDRRKQQQVRKLALAYLQSRQSQTASFRIDVVSVLLSPAGDPLRIDHLEAAF, encoded by the coding sequence GTGAGCAAAGACCGGCGCAGGGAAACCGGACAGATCGGTGAGGCCTTGGCCGCCCGCTACCTTGAAAATAAAGGGTACACCATCCTGGAAACCAATTGGCGCAACCGGTATGGAGAACTGGATCTGATCGCGGAGCGGGAGGGGGAGTTGGTGATTGTGGAGGTTCGGACCACCCGGGGGCGGCAATACGGTTACGGATTTCAATCCATCGACCGCAGAAAACAGCAACAGGTTCGCAAGCTGGCACTGGCCTACCTGCAATCGCGGCAATCGCAGACGGCCTCCTTTCGGATCGATGTGGTCTCCGTACTCCTGTCCCCCGCTGGCGACCCCCTGCGGATCGACCATTTGGAAGCGGCTTTTTAA
- a CDS encoding ribonuclease HII, translating to MSVKGTIREIKIRLEQDEEVSDSFLEALQTDSRAGVRKLATSYIKKREARRREVERMDRMWRLEREYRRQGYQAIAGVDEAGRGPLAGPVVAAAVILPLGFDATGLNDSKKLSPEERESLRVRIERDAVAVGIGVADHRYIDEHNILQATYEAMRCAVADLSPAADCLLLDAVEVPELFLPQHPIVKGDALSHSIAAASVIAKTFRDRWMTAAGEKYPQYGFEKNMGYGTPDHLAALERWGTCPIHRKSFAPVRERDEKSRYLA from the coding sequence ATGAGCGTGAAGGGAACGATCCGTGAGATTAAGATCCGTCTGGAGCAGGATGAAGAGGTGTCCGACTCTTTCCTGGAAGCGCTGCAGACGGACTCCCGGGCCGGCGTCCGCAAGCTGGCCACCTCGTACATAAAGAAGCGGGAAGCCCGCCGGCGGGAAGTCGAACGAATGGACAGGATGTGGCGACTGGAACGCGAGTATCGCCGTCAAGGCTATCAGGCCATCGCCGGAGTGGATGAGGCGGGACGGGGTCCGCTGGCCGGACCGGTGGTGGCGGCGGCGGTGATCCTGCCTTTGGGGTTTGATGCAACGGGGCTGAACGATTCCAAAAAATTGTCCCCTGAAGAACGGGAGTCCCTCCGGGTTAGGATTGAACGGGATGCGGTGGCTGTCGGCATCGGGGTGGCGGACCACCGGTACATCGATGAACACAATATCCTGCAGGCCACCTATGAAGCGATGCGCTGTGCGGTGGCGGACCTTTCGCCGGCAGCGGATTGTCTCCTGCTGGATGCTGTGGAGGTTCCGGAACTCTTTCTTCCCCAGCATCCCATCGTCAAAGGGGATGCACTCAGCCATTCCATCGCCGCCGCCTCCGTGATCGCCAAAACCTTCCGGGACCGTTGGATGACTGCGGCGGGAGAAAAATACCCCCAATACGGATTTGAAAAAAACATGGGTTATGGAACACCGGATCATTTGGCTGCGCTGGAACGTTGGGGAACCTGTCCCATCCACCGGAAAAGTTTTGCCCCGGTAAGGGAGCGGGACGAAAAATCAAGGTACCTCGCCTGA
- the ylqF gene encoding ribosome biogenesis GTPase YlqF → MTIQWFPGHMAKARRQVEEKLNQVDLVFELLDARLPLSSRNPMIGDLIREKPRLILLTKSDLADREATRLWAGFFRSDKVRAQPVDILSGAGIQQIGPISRELVKEKLASQTRKGIRRHRIRAMVVGVPNVGKSALINRLAGRSTAKTGDRPGVTRNQQWIKLGNGMELLDTPGILWPKFDDPKVGLRLAASGAIKEEVLSVEEIGLYLLNYIAERYPDLIRDRYRLNPGENPEARLLLEEVGRRRGCMRKGGEIDLEKAAEVVLRDYRSGRLGRISLEFPTDWEDGTDEREGNDP, encoded by the coding sequence ATGACAATCCAATGGTTTCCGGGTCATATGGCAAAAGCCCGCCGACAAGTGGAAGAAAAACTGAATCAGGTGGATCTGGTCTTCGAATTGCTGGATGCCCGCTTGCCTCTGTCCAGCCGCAATCCGATGATCGGGGATCTGATCCGGGAAAAGCCCCGTCTCATCCTACTCACCAAGAGTGACCTGGCGGATCGGGAAGCGACCCGGCTCTGGGCCGGGTTTTTCCGTTCGGACAAGGTGCGGGCACAACCGGTGGATATCTTGTCGGGTGCGGGGATCCAACAGATCGGACCCATCAGCCGGGAGTTGGTGAAAGAGAAACTTGCGTCCCAAACCCGCAAAGGAATCCGGCGTCATCGGATCCGGGCCATGGTGGTGGGTGTGCCCAATGTGGGCAAATCGGCTCTGATCAACCGTCTCGCCGGACGGAGTACGGCAAAAACCGGAGACCGGCCGGGAGTGACCCGTAACCAACAGTGGATTAAGCTGGGAAACGGGATGGAACTTCTGGATACTCCGGGGATCCTCTGGCCCAAATTTGACGACCCCAAAGTGGGTTTGCGTCTGGCGGCAAGCGGGGCGATCAAAGAAGAGGTTCTCTCTGTGGAGGAAATCGGTCTCTATCTGTTAAATTACATAGCGGAGCGCTACCCGGATCTCATCCGCGACCGATACCGGCTGAATCCCGGGGAGAATCCGGAGGCACGCCTCCTGTTGGAAGAGGTGGGGAGACGGCGGGGATGCATGCGGAAGGGCGGGGAAATTGATCTGGAAAAGGCGGCGGAAGTGGTGTTGCGTGACTACCGTTCCGGTCGCCTGGGCAGGATCTCCCTGGAATTTCCCACAGATTGGGAGGATGGAACCGATGAGCGTGAAGGGAACGATCCGTGA
- the lepB gene encoding signal peptidase I — translation MSEFIPRSTRHGHSKRGNDETWEWVQALAIAVILALVIRYLVFSPFSVSGPSMLSTLHDGDLVIVNKVIYHFRDPKPGEVVVFHATENKDYIKRVIALPGQTVSAQNNMVRVNGKSIEEPYIDEGNRTADFEPVTVPKGHVFVMGDNRMNSSDSRSPELGPVPIDSIVGRADLVFWPANDFSFLW, via the coding sequence ATGAGCGAGTTCATCCCCCGTTCCACCAGACATGGTCACAGTAAGCGGGGCAACGATGAAACCTGGGAATGGGTGCAGGCATTGGCGATCGCAGTCATCCTCGCCCTGGTGATCCGCTATCTGGTCTTTTCCCCTTTCAGTGTTTCCGGACCCTCCATGTTGTCCACCCTGCACGACGGTGATCTGGTGATCGTCAACAAAGTGATCTATCACTTCCGGGACCCCAAACCGGGTGAAGTGGTGGTTTTCCATGCCACGGAAAACAAGGATTACATCAAGAGGGTGATTGCGCTTCCGGGTCAGACTGTCTCCGCCCAAAATAACATGGTTCGGGTGAACGGCAAGAGTATTGAGGAACCGTACATAGATGAGGGGAACCGAACGGCGGACTTTGAACCCGTGACAGTACCCAAAGGACATGTTTTCGTGATGGGAGACAACCGGATGAACAGCAGTGACAGCCGCAGCCCGGAGCTGGGGCCGGTTCCCATCGACTCGATTGTGGGGCGGGCAGACCTCGTGTTTTGGCCCGCAAATGACTTTTCCTTTCTTTGGTGA
- the rplS gene encoding 50S ribosomal protein L19, which yields MNQLVREIGEQQLRKDIPRFRAGDTVRVHVKVVEGQRERIQVFEGVVIQRRGGGISETFTVRKISYNIGVERTFPLHSPRIDKIEVTRRGKVRRAKLFYLRKLRGKAARIKEIH from the coding sequence ATGAACCAACTCGTACGCGAAATCGGCGAACAACAATTGCGCAAGGATATTCCCCGCTTCCGTGCCGGTGACACGGTTCGGGTCCACGTAAAAGTTGTTGAAGGTCAACGGGAACGGATCCAGGTTTTTGAAGGCGTGGTGATCCAGCGGCGTGGGGGAGGGATCTCCGAGACGTTCACCGTCCGGAAGATCTCTTACAACATCGGCGTTGAACGGACCTTCCCGCTGCACTCACCGCGGATCGACAAGATCGAGGTGACCCGTCGCGGTAAAGTGCGTCGTGCCAAGCTGTTTTATCTGCGCAAACTGCGCGGCAAAGCGGCCCGGATCAAGGAAATTCATTAA
- the trmD gene encoding tRNA (guanosine(37)-N1)-methyltransferase TrmD: MRFDVLTLFPEMFEGFFSSSVIGRAIEQGRVEVSLTNFRDYSTNKHRTVDDTPYGGGSGMVLKPEPLFRAVEELVRDEPIRPRVLMMSPQGVPFTQLKAEELAGHDRLILLCGHYEGFDERVRQHLVDEEISIGDYVLTGGELPAMVLMDSVIRLVSGVLGNESSAETDSFSMGLLEYPQYTRPADFRGWKVPDVLLSGHHAEIDRWRRHQSLLRTWERRPELLETAELSEEDRQFLKKLKEEAGGG; encoded by the coding sequence TTGCGTTTCGACGTCTTGACATTGTTTCCGGAAATGTTCGAGGGCTTCTTTTCCTCCAGTGTGATCGGTCGCGCGATCGAGCAGGGGCGGGTCGAGGTTTCGCTTACGAACTTCCGGGATTACAGCACCAACAAGCACCGAACCGTTGACGACACACCCTATGGGGGCGGCAGCGGGATGGTGTTGAAACCGGAGCCCTTGTTCCGGGCGGTGGAGGAGCTGGTCCGGGACGAACCGATCCGGCCCCGGGTGCTGATGATGAGCCCCCAGGGAGTTCCCTTCACCCAGCTGAAGGCGGAGGAGTTGGCCGGTCATGATCGCCTGATCCTCCTGTGTGGCCATTATGAGGGGTTTGATGAGCGGGTCCGGCAACACCTGGTGGATGAGGAGATTTCCATCGGGGATTACGTGCTGACCGGCGGCGAGTTGCCGGCGATGGTGCTGATGGACAGCGTCATCCGTCTGGTTTCCGGTGTTTTGGGCAACGAATCTTCGGCGGAAACCGACTCCTTTTCCATGGGATTGCTGGAATATCCCCAGTATACCCGCCCCGCCGATTTTCGGGGCTGGAAGGTCCCGGATGTGTTGCTGTCGGGCCACCACGCCGAGATCGACCGGTGGCGCCGGCACCAGTCCCTGCTCCGTACCTGGGAGCGGCGGCCGGAGTTGCTGGAGACAGCGGAATTATCCGAAGAGGATCGCCAATTCCTCAAAAAATTGAAGGAAGAAGCCGGTGGGGGCTGA
- the rimM gene encoding ribosome maturation factor RimM (Essential for efficient processing of 16S rRNA), with the protein MQEPDLLTVGRIAGTHGIRGEVRVHSRTDYPELRFAPGTQLLLVHPSLEEGRPITVVRARPHKDFWLVQFEEWTNINQAEPFKGGLLSVSREEAVEPEEDAFYLHEIVGSRVVTTEGEPVGVITEILQPGANDVWVIRKDGGGEVLIPFIDDVVRKVDPSAKQVIIRWMEGLE; encoded by the coding sequence ATGCAGGAACCGGATCTGTTGACAGTGGGCCGGATCGCCGGCACCCACGGCATCCGGGGGGAGGTTCGGGTCCATTCGCGGACGGACTACCCGGAGCTTCGCTTCGCCCCCGGCACCCAACTTCTCCTGGTTCACCCGAGCCTGGAGGAGGGGCGGCCCATTACGGTGGTCCGTGCCCGTCCGCACAAGGATTTCTGGCTGGTGCAGTTCGAGGAGTGGACGAACATCAATCAGGCGGAGCCCTTCAAGGGCGGTCTGCTCAGCGTCAGTCGGGAGGAAGCGGTGGAACCGGAAGAGGACGCTTTTTACCTGCATGAAATCGTGGGGTCCCGGGTCGTGACCACGGAAGGCGAACCTGTGGGGGTCATCACTGAGATCCTGCAGCCCGGGGCCAACGATGTCTGGGTGATCCGGAAAGACGGCGGCGGGGAAGTCCTCATCCCCTTTATCGATGATGTGGTCCGGAAAGTGGATCCGTCGGCCAAGCAGGTGATCATCCGGTGGATGGAAGGGTTGGAGTGA
- a CDS encoding KH domain-containing protein — translation MKELVEVIARALVDHPDAVRVRETEDEDRLVLQISVAPEDMGKVIGKQGRIAKAIRTVVGAAAVREQKRVTVEIL, via the coding sequence TTGAAGGAACTGGTAGAGGTGATCGCCCGGGCGTTGGTGGACCATCCTGATGCCGTCCGTGTCCGGGAAACAGAGGATGAAGACCGCCTCGTCCTGCAAATTTCCGTCGCCCCGGAAGATATGGGCAAGGTGATCGGGAAACAAGGTCGTATCGCCAAGGCGATCCGCACGGTGGTTGGCGCCGCCGCTGTGCGGGAACAGAAACGGGTCACGGTGGAGATCCTCTGA
- the rpsP gene encoding 30S ribosomal protein S16 has protein sequence MAVKIRLKRMGAKKSPFYRVVVADSRAPRDGRFIEEIGYYNPLTQPAQVKIDEDKAMKWLNTGAQPSDTVKNLFRKEGILKKLHEAKNQK, from the coding sequence ATGGCAGTGAAGATCCGTCTGAAACGAATGGGTGCCAAAAAATCCCCGTTCTATCGTGTGGTGGTGGCCGACTCCCGTGCCCCCCGCGACGGTCGGTTCATCGAGGAAATCGGGTATTACAACCCGCTGACCCAACCGGCTCAGGTCAAGATTGACGAGGACAAAGCGATGAAATGGCTGAACACGGGTGCCCAACCTTCCGATACAGTGAAAAACCTGTTCCGGAAAGAAGGCATTCTGAAAAAGTTGCACGAAGCCAAAAACCAAAAGTAA